Below is a genomic region from Bacillus mycoides.
TTCTTTATTGAGAATGAGTATATGCTTATGAATTTTCCATTTCAATAAAATTGTGACAAAAAATATTGAGAAACATTTTTTTATAACAGATTATTTTGTTACGATTTTAAGTGATAAATAGCGAGTAAAATAGGATAAATCTTATGAAATAAAGGTTGAGAAATAAATAATAGGATGAAAGGCTAGTAGGAAATGAAGCGTTTGCAATGAATATTCGTCAAAATTCGATAATTTACACGGAAAATGTGAAAATTTTAAGTGGAATTTAAGAAAAAAACGAATATTTTTTAAAAAATAACAAGGATATTTCAGTTTTTCGCAGAAATGATAAAGAGTAAAAAATTTCTGTCATCTTAGTGAGGTGAACATATTGGATGTAATAAATTGTGAAGAAGTGAAACGAGATGAGTTTCATACAGAAAAGTACTATGACAGTTATAACATCTTTGGCGCACATATTGTGACGGAAGATGGGATGCGAGGTGTACGATTCACAGTATGGGCTCCTCATGCGAAAGCAATGAGTGTTGTTGGGGATTTTAATGAATGGGATTATGAGCAACATAAGATGCTACAAGTGACAGAAGAGGGGATTTGGTCCTTGTTTGTACCGCATATTGAAGAGAATGATATATATAAGTATGCGATTGAAACGATGGATGGTGACGTTATTTTAAAAGCGGATCCTTATGCAGTATATGCAGAAGTAAGACCAAATACGGCATCTGTAGTTTTTGATATAGAGGGATATGAATGGAATGATAAAAACTGGATTCGTAAGAGAAAGAAAAAATCGATTTATAAAGAAGCGATGACAGTTTATGAATTACATTTCGGTTCTTGGAAAAAGAAAGAGAATGGCGCTCTGTATTCTTACAGAGAAATGGCCGAGGAGCTCATTCCGTATGTGGTGGAACATCAATTTACACATATTGAAATTATGCCGCTTGTTGAGCATCCATATGATCGTTCTTGGGGATATCAAGGAACAGGATATTATGCAGCGACAAGTAGATTCGGCACGCCACATGATTTGATGTATTTTGTCGATGAATGTCATAAATATGGAATCGGTGTCATTTTAGATTGGGTACCGGGGCATTTTTGTAAAGATGCTCACGGTTTATATTTGTTTGATGGGACACCGACTTATGAATATAAAGATAGAGACGTACAAGAAAACCTTGTATGGGGAACTGTTAATTTTGATTTAGGGAAGAGAGAAGTACGTAATTTCTTAATTTCAAATGCGTTATTTTGGATGAAGTATTTCCATATTGATGGTTTCAGGGTAGATGCAGTTGCGAATATGCTGTACTGGAATAAAGAAGGAAAAGAGCAAAGCAATGAACACGCCGTTTCTTTCTTACGAGAGTTAAATGAAGCCGTGTTTGCAGAAGATGAAGAGTTTCTTATGACAGCGGAAGATTCAACAGCTTGGCCACTTGTAACAGCTCCAACATACGAGGGTGGACTTGGATTCAATTATAAATGGAATATGGGTTGGATGAATGACGTGCTGAAATATATGGAATGTGCGCCAGAGTACCGGAAATACATTCATGAGAAAATGACATTCTCTTTAATATATGCTCACTCTGAAAACTTCATATTGCCGCTTTCTCATGATGAAGTCGTTCATGGGAAAAAGTCGTTATTAAATAAAATGCCGGGAGATTACTGGGATAAGTTTGCTCAGCTTCGTTTATTATATGGATATTTCTTTACTCATCCAGGTAAGAAATTACTCTTTATGGGTGGAGAATTCGGGCAATTTGATGAGTGGAAAGACCTTGAAGATTTAGATTGGAATTTACATGATTTTGAAATGCATCGTAATATGCATGATTACTTTAAAGAGCTCATAGCATTGTATAAGCGCTCAAAACCACTTTGGCAGTTAGATCACTCGCCTGAAGGATTTCAGTGGATTGATGCTAATAATAATGAGCAAAGTATTTTCTCGTTTATCCGCCAAGGGGATAAGCAGGAAGATGCGTTAGTTGTCGTATGTAATTTTACGAAAGCTACATATGAAAACTATAAAGTAGGTGTACCAGATTTCGAGTACTATAACGAAATTTTAAACAGTGACTCGGCGCAATATGGCGGATCGGGGCAAGTTAATAAGAAACGTCTCAAGACGATTCTAGAGCCATATCATAATCAAGCGGCACATGTAGAAATTACAATTCCACCATTTGGCGTATCCATATTACGACCAGTGAAGACGAGAAAGGGGAGCAAAAAACAAGATGGCTCAAAAACAAAAGTGCGTAGCAATGTTACTAGCAGGGGGAAAAGGTAGTCGTTTAAGTGCATTAACAAAAAATTTAGCCAAGCCAGCTGTTCCATTTGGTGGTAAATATCGCATTATTGATTTTACGTTAAGTAACTGTGCAAACTCCGGTATTGAAACGGTGGGGATTTTAACACAATATCAACCGTTAGAACTTCATAATTATATTGGAATCGGAAATGCTTGGGATCTTGATCGTGTAAACGGTGGAGTCACTGTGTTACCTCCTTATGCGGAGTCTTCAGGTGTGAAGTGGTATACAGGTACGGCAAGTGCTATTTATCAAAACTTAAACTATTTAAGTCAGTATGAACCAGAATATGTCCTTATTTTATCAGGCGATCATATTTATAAAATGGATTACAGCAAAATGCTAGATTACCATATTGAGAAAGAAGCGGACGTTTCGATTTCTGTTATTGAAGTGCCGTGGGATGAAGCAAGTCGCTTTGGCATCATGAATACAAATGAAGAGATGGAAGTTGTTGAATTTGAGGAGAAACCGCAATTTCCAAGAAGTAATCTTGCATCAATGGGAATTTATATTTTTAACTGGGCAATTTTGAAAGAGTATTTAGAAATGGATGCAAGAAATCCTGAATCTAGTAATGATTTCGGAAAAGATGTACTTCCGCTTTTATTAGATGAAGGGAAGAAGCTAATGGCGTATCCGTTTGAAGGGTATTGGAAAGATGTTGGAACAGTGAAAAGCTTATGGGAGGCGAATATGGATTTACTTCGCGATGAAACATCGTTGAATTTAAACGACCGTAACTGGCGTATTTATTCTGTCAATCCAAATGAGCCACCTCAATATATTGCGGAACAGGCGAGAGTAGAAGAATCGCTTATTAATGAAGGATGCATCATTGAAGGGGACGTGAAGCATTCTGTGTTATTCCAAGGGGTAACGGTGGAGGAAGGTAGTATGGTTATTGATTCCGTTGTTATGCCAGGGGCAAAGATTGGAAAAAATGTTGTGATTGAAAGAGCGATCGTTGGATCGGAAATGGTTATTGAAGATGGAACAATCATTCGTCCAGAAAAAAATGTTGACGATGTAGTATTAATTGCTGAAGGGAAATAGAAAAGGGGGATGAAATGAATGGGAGAAAAAATGTTAGGAATTATTAATGCAACGGGAAGTTTTCCTTCCTTAAAGAAAGTAACAGGGCATCGTTCATTAGCGGCGTTACCGTTTGGGGGCCGTTACCGACTCATTGATTTCATGCTTTCAAATATGGTGAATTCTAATATTCATAGCGTAGCGGTTTTTACAAGTCATAAAAATCGTTCTTTAATGGATCATGTAGGTTCAGGGAAACAGTGGGATTTAGATAGAAAACGAGACGGACTGTTTTTATTCCCACCAAATTGCCAATGTGACCAAGATGAGTTTGGGTCTTTTGCACATTTTAGAAGGCATATTGATTATTTTCTAAGAAGCAGAGAAGAATACGTTGTTATTACGAATAGCCATCTCGTAACGGCATTAGATTTTCAAGCAGTGTTAGAGCGACATATACATACGTCAGCTGATATTACCGAGGTTTGTCATAAAGGCATTTCGCTTCAAACATACGTGTTAAAGAAACAATTGTTGTTAGATTTATTTGAGACATATAAAGATGTGGAGCAATACAGTTTATTTGATGTAGTGAGAGAAAAGCGCGGAAAATCACTACATATTGCTACGTACGAGCATACAGGATATGTAGCTATTATTGATTCGATTGAAAATTACTATAAACATAGCTTAGAAATTTTGCAACCTTCTATTTGGAAGCAATTATTTAAGAAAGAAGCACCAATCTTTACGAAAGTAAAAGATGAGCCACCAACTCGTTATATGAAGGGTGCAGTCGTGAAAAATACGATGATTGCAAACGGCAGTATTATTGAGGGTGAAGTAGAAAATAGTGTTGTCTCCCGTTCTGTTAAAATTGGAAAAGGTTCAATTGTTCGTAATAGTATTATTATGCAAAAGAGCCAAATTGGAGATAATTGCATAATAGACGGTGTTATTATCGATAAAGATGTGAAAATTGGCGACGGCGTAGTGTTAAAAGGAAATGCCGATGAGCCATATGTTGTAGAAAAAGGTAGTGTACAAAATAGTACAATCAACAGTTATTCGTAAATAGCAGGTGCATAATTAGTGGGGGATTTAGAAAACCCCCACTAATTAAGGTTTTACTCTATATGAAAACTTGAAGGGAGGAAGCTGTAAGAAGAGCGATTTATGATGTATACGCTTTTCGTGCAGTGGAACAACAGGTGAATATTTTATTTGCAGTATCAGAATGTGTACCGTTTATTAAATCCGGAGGTCTAGCTGATGTAGCAGGAGCGCTTCCAAAAGAATTAAAAAAATTAGGAGTGAATGTTCGCATTATACTTCCAAACTACAGTCTTATCCCGAAAGAGTTAAGAGAAGGATGTACGCTTCATAAAGTAATTAGCGTTCCCCTTGGATGGAGAAATCAATATTGCGGGATTTTAAAAGGTGAGCAGGACGGGATTACGTATTACTTAATAGATAATGAATATTATTTTAAGAGAGATTCTCTATATGGCCATTATGATGATGGGGAGCGTTTTTCTTATTTTTCAAAAGCAGTTTTAGAGTGTATTCCGCATCTTGATTTCGAAGTAGATGTTCTTCATAGCCATGATTGGCATACAGCTATGGTTAATTTCTTACTTCGTGAAAAGTATCAAGATAACCCGTTATATGAGCATATTAAAACGGTATATACGATTCATAACTTGCAGTTCCAAGGTGTATTTCCTCCTGAAGTGATGTACGACTTACTGGAGCTTGGTCATGAATATTTTCATAGTGAACAGCTTGAGTTTTATGGAAACGTGAACTTTATGAAAGGCGGTATTATCGCATCTGACCAAATTACAGCGGTTAGCCCGACATATAAAGAAGAGATTCAATATGAGTTTTTCGGTGAGAAGTTAGATGGATTGCTACGAAAATATAATGATAAGCTTAGTGGCATTGTAAATGGAATTGATACGAGCGTATATAATCCAGAAACAGATCCATATATTACGGCTCAGTATAGTGCAGAATCGCTAGATGAAAAGAATGAAAATAAACGCGCATTGCAGCGTTATTTTGGTTTACCAGAAAAAGAAGATACACCAGTTATTTCGATGGTAACACGATTAACGAAACAAAAGGGGCTTGATCTAGTACGTACTGTATTCTGTGAAATAATGGAAGAAGATGTACAATGTATTATTTTGGGGTCAGGCGATTCTGAATACGAGCAGTTCTTTGAATGGATGGCATACGAGTATCCAGAAAAGGTAAAAGTATATATTGGGTTTAATGAAGCGTTAGCGCACCAAGTGTACGCGGGAAGCGATTTGTTTTTAATGCCATCGCTGTTTGAACCGTGTGGACTTGGACAACTTATTGCGCTAGCATATGGCACGATTCCAATTGTAAGAGAAACAGGCGGATTAAATGATACTGTACATTCTTACGATGAGGACACTGGAATTGGGAATGGCTTTAGCTTTACGAATTTTAATGCGCATGACATGTTACATACGATTCTTCGTGCAATTGAGTTTTATCAAGATAAACCGGTATGGGATAAGCTTGTAAAGCAAGCGATGACTGAAGATTATAGCTGGGGGAAATCTGCTCTTGCATACAAGAAATTGTATAAAAGTCTCATGGAATAACATTGAGGTGGTGAAAAAATGTTTACTCATGTTGAAAGCTTCAAATCCGCTTTTCTAGAAAAATTAGAAACGATGTATGGGAAAAGTTTCAAAGATTCTACAACTCGTGATCAGTATAATACGCTCGGTCATATGGTACGTGAGTATATGAATAGTCAATGGATTGCAACGAATGAAAGGTATCGTTCTGGAGATCAAAAACAAATGTATTATTTATCCATTGAATTTTTACTTGGGCGTTTACTAGGCAGTAATATATTAAATTTAGGCATTCGAGATGTATGTGAAAAAGGACTTTTTGAACTTGGAATTTCTTTGCACGAGTTAGAAGAAATTGAAGCAGATGCAGGCCTTGGTAACGGTGGACTTGGACGTTTAGCAGCCTGTTTTCTCGATTCACTCGCTTCTTTAAACTTACCAGGACATGGCTGTGGTATTCGTTATAAGCATGGTCTGTTTGATCAAAAAATTGTTGATGGCTATCAAGTAGAATTTCCAGAACAGTGGCTTCTTCATGAAAACGTTTGGGAAGTAAGAAGGTATGACCAAGCGGTAGAAGTAAGTTATTTTGGAAACGTTGAACCACTAGAAATTGATGGACGTTTAGAGTTCAGGCATACAAATGCAGAAGTTATTATGGCAGTACCATATGACGTTCCAGTTGTAGGGTATGAAACGAGTACTGTAAATACGCTTCGGCTTTGGAATGCGGAGCCAGTTCCTTTCCCGCAAAATTGTAAAGATATTTTGAAATATAAGCGTGAAACAGAGGCCGTATCGGAGTTTTTATATCCAGATGATACGCATGATGAGGGGAAAATACTTCGTTTAAAACAACAGTATTTCCTCGTATCAGCAAGTTTGCAAAATATCGTTCGTATGCATAGGGAGAGACACGGTAGTCTTCGTCAGTTACATGAAAAAATCGCGATTCATATAAACGATACACATCCGGTTCTAGCAATTCCAGAACTTATGCGTATTTTATTAGACGAAGAAAAATTGACATGGGAAGAAGCTTGGTACATAACAACGCAGACGATTTCCTATACGAATCATACGACGTTATCAGAAGCGCTTGAGAAATGGCCAATTCGTATTTTTAAACCGTTATTACCGAGAATTTATATGATTATTGAAGAAATTAATGAACGTTTCTGTCATGAGCTTTGGGACCGTTATTCGTACGATTGGAAGCGTATTGAGGACATGGCCATTATTGCGCATGACCTTGTGAAAATGGCTCATTTAGCGATTGTTGGTAGCCATAGCGTTAACGGTGTGGCGAAAATTCATACAGAAATTTTAAAGCAGCGTGAAATGCGATTGTTCTATGAATTTTATCCAGATAAGTTTAATAATAAAACGAATGGAATTGCTCATAGGCGCTGGCTAATGAAGGCGAATCCACAGCTGACGAATCTTATTTCGGAAGCGATTGGAGAAGAATGGAAGAAAGAGCCAATTAAGCTGCAAGCACTGCAAAACTTCATACATGATACTAGTTTTCAAGAAAAGCTTGCAGGGGTAAAACAAGAGCGTAAGATTATTTTAGCGGAGAGCATTCATAATAAAATGGGGATCACTATTGATCCAAATTCTATTTTTGATGTGCAAGTGAAAAGGCTACATGCTTATAAACGACAGTTATTAAATGTTCTTCATATTTTGTACTTGTATAACCGTTTAAAAGAGGATACTAGTTTTTCATTTTACCCGCGTACTTTTATTTTTGGAGCGAAAGCATCACCTGGCTATTATTATGCGAAGAAAATTATTAAATTAATAAATGAGCTTGCAAGAAAAGTGAATACCGATCCGTACGTAAGTCAATTTATGAAAGTTATCTTTCTAGAAAACTACCGAGTTTCTTTAGCGGAAGATATATTCCCGGCGGCAGATGTAAGTGAACAAATTTCAACTGCAAGTAAAGAAGCATCGGGAACAGGTAACATGAAATTCATGATGAATGGTGCAATTACACTCGGAACGTTAGATGGAGCTAATATTGAAATAAAAGACCGGGTCGGTGATGATGCCTGCTTCATTTTCGGCTTAACAGCGGATGAGGTTCTTCATTACTACCAAAACGGTGGATATCGTGCAAGTGACTATTATCACCACAATATGCACATTAAAAAAGTAGTAGATCAGTTAACGAATGGTTTCTTTGCACAGTCCGGAGCTGAATTTGAAGCGATTTATGATTCTCTCGTTATTCAAAATGATGAATACTTCGTTCTTCGAGATTTTAGCCCATATGCAGAAAGACAAGAAGCTGTCGGAAGGGCCTACGAAAATAGGGAGAAATGGCTGGAAATGTCGATTTTGAACATTGCACAATCGGGGCATTTTGCGAGTGATCGAACAATTTTGCAGTACAGTAATGAAATTTGGGGTATTGGTAATACTGTTAAACTTTTTTAGATGAAGGCCCCTTTTGAAGGGGCTTTTATTTATTTTGCTTAAGAAAGGTAAGGCATGAACGTATATATTATACCTGTTCCGCCATATTCGCCTGTCGCAAAGTATGAAAATGTAAAGAAACCTGTAAACGAAAAAATTATTATAAGAAAAAGTGCAAAGAAAAATTTTAGCATGTAAGGTCCCCTCATCCGAAAGTAATTTCATAGATTATTATAGTATACAAATATTAAATTTCCAATTGTTTACTGGTTAAAAATGAGAGGTCAGACATGTTTTGTATGTTGTAATGGAATGGTTATTCGTAATGGATTTTGTATTTTTCGTAAATGTCATGTTGTGATGGACGTGTGCATATTCCCAGTCTTTATCATTAAAATGGACATTTCTTGGAGGGAGAAGAGGAACGACATCGAATAAATTGACAAAACGAAAGCTACTAGCTACTTGCAGTTTATAATAATTTCGAAAGGCGATATCTCCAACTTTTGGAGAGGCAAAGGTATAAAGACCGTACTGTGCGAAGGCAGTATTTATACGTGCATCTAGTATGTGTAGTGTAGCGAGTGCACCGCCTAAGCTATGGCCTGTTGCAAGAAGTTTCTTATGGGCTGGTAATGACACGAGCATATCCATAATGGAATCCCGGCAAGATTCATAAATTGAAAGAAAGCCATTATGGACATTTCCACTATTTAAAGCATATGGGTATGGCTTTTGGTTAACGAGTGAATCGATAATCCAATCTGTATCTGTTTGTGTGCCCCTAAAAGCTACAATAATTGTATCCTCAGATTCTAATATGAATCCGAACCATTCTGTCTTTTGAATGGCCTTTCCTTGAAACCCTTGTACATATTGGAACCCATCGGGTATTTCGAAAATGCCATTTTGTTTATATTGTTCATACGTTAGATCGCAGCAAGATGCTAACAATATGGCAGTGTCTTTATCAAAGGATAAAGGAGTACGCATCAAGAAAGCCCTCCTTAAGAAAAGGTATAGTTCAATATATGCAGTGAGGGACTTGATTCATTCTTTTTGAAAAAAGGCTTGAACCTACAGTTACGTGAGGGCGTATGATTTTTGTAAACATATTGTTAGGAGGAGTGTAGGATGAGCAAAAAGGAAGGCTATTCAATTGGTGAGTTTTCAAAGAGAACAGGTATATCAATACGAACACTACAGTATTACGATGAACTTGGCCTGCTTAAACCTGAAAAAAATATAAGTTCAGGACACCGTGTATATAAAGATAGAGATATATTAGCGCTCCAAAAAATAGTGAGTCTTAAAGTATTAGGATATAGTTTAGAAGAAATTCGTGTCATGCTCAATGTGAAAAGTTTGAATATAAGCTTAAAAGAAACATTACAAAATCAAAGAGTAGCCTTTGAAGAAAAGAAAAAACAACTTGAAGTTTCGATAAAGGCGATTGAACGAACAATGGTATACCTTGAGGAAGATGAAGAGGTAGATAGTAACATATTAATGAGCTTAATTAATAGTATCCAAAAAGAAAACGAACAACGTTTATGGCTTGAAGAATATGTATCAAAAGAAGTGGCTGATGGATTATATAATAAGCCGGAAGAAGAGGACATAGCACTTGATAAAGAGTTTATGCGTTTAGCAAAAGAAGTGAAAAGGTTATTTGGAAGACAAATTGAGGAT
It encodes:
- the glgB gene encoding 1,4-alpha-glucan branching protein GlgB; this translates as MDVINCEEVKRDEFHTEKYYDSYNIFGAHIVTEDGMRGVRFTVWAPHAKAMSVVGDFNEWDYEQHKMLQVTEEGIWSLFVPHIEENDIYKYAIETMDGDVILKADPYAVYAEVRPNTASVVFDIEGYEWNDKNWIRKRKKKSIYKEAMTVYELHFGSWKKKENGALYSYREMAEELIPYVVEHQFTHIEIMPLVEHPYDRSWGYQGTGYYAATSRFGTPHDLMYFVDECHKYGIGVILDWVPGHFCKDAHGLYLFDGTPTYEYKDRDVQENLVWGTVNFDLGKREVRNFLISNALFWMKYFHIDGFRVDAVANMLYWNKEGKEQSNEHAVSFLRELNEAVFAEDEEFLMTAEDSTAWPLVTAPTYEGGLGFNYKWNMGWMNDVLKYMECAPEYRKYIHEKMTFSLIYAHSENFILPLSHDEVVHGKKSLLNKMPGDYWDKFAQLRLLYGYFFTHPGKKLLFMGGEFGQFDEWKDLEDLDWNLHDFEMHRNMHDYFKELIALYKRSKPLWQLDHSPEGFQWIDANNNEQSIFSFIRQGDKQEDALVVVCNFTKATYENYKVGVPDFEYYNEILNSDSAQYGGSGQVNKKRLKTILEPYHNQAAHVEITIPPFGVSILRPVKTRKGSKKQDGSKTKVRSNVTSRGKR
- the glgC gene encoding glucose-1-phosphate adenylyltransferase, translating into MAQKQKCVAMLLAGGKGSRLSALTKNLAKPAVPFGGKYRIIDFTLSNCANSGIETVGILTQYQPLELHNYIGIGNAWDLDRVNGGVTVLPPYAESSGVKWYTGTASAIYQNLNYLSQYEPEYVLILSGDHIYKMDYSKMLDYHIEKEADVSISVIEVPWDEASRFGIMNTNEEMEVVEFEEKPQFPRSNLASMGIYIFNWAILKEYLEMDARNPESSNDFGKDVLPLLLDEGKKLMAYPFEGYWKDVGTVKSLWEANMDLLRDETSLNLNDRNWRIYSVNPNEPPQYIAEQARVEESLINEGCIIEGDVKHSVLFQGVTVEEGSMVIDSVVMPGAKIGKNVVIERAIVGSEMVIEDGTIIRPEKNVDDVVLIAEGK
- the glgD gene encoding glucose-1-phosphate adenylyltransferase subunit GlgD, with protein sequence MGEKMLGIINATGSFPSLKKVTGHRSLAALPFGGRYRLIDFMLSNMVNSNIHSVAVFTSHKNRSLMDHVGSGKQWDLDRKRDGLFLFPPNCQCDQDEFGSFAHFRRHIDYFLRSREEYVVITNSHLVTALDFQAVLERHIHTSADITEVCHKGISLQTYVLKKQLLLDLFETYKDVEQYSLFDVVREKRGKSLHIATYEHTGYVAIIDSIENYYKHSLEILQPSIWKQLFKKEAPIFTKVKDEPPTRYMKGAVVKNTMIANGSIIEGEVENSVVSRSVKIGKGSIVRNSIIMQKSQIGDNCIIDGVIIDKDVKIGDGVVLKGNADEPYVVEKGSVQNSTINSYS
- the glgA gene encoding glycogen synthase GlgA, producing MNILFAVSECVPFIKSGGLADVAGALPKELKKLGVNVRIILPNYSLIPKELREGCTLHKVISVPLGWRNQYCGILKGEQDGITYYLIDNEYYFKRDSLYGHYDDGERFSYFSKAVLECIPHLDFEVDVLHSHDWHTAMVNFLLREKYQDNPLYEHIKTVYTIHNLQFQGVFPPEVMYDLLELGHEYFHSEQLEFYGNVNFMKGGIIASDQITAVSPTYKEEIQYEFFGEKLDGLLRKYNDKLSGIVNGIDTSVYNPETDPYITAQYSAESLDEKNENKRALQRYFGLPEKEDTPVISMVTRLTKQKGLDLVRTVFCEIMEEDVQCIILGSGDSEYEQFFEWMAYEYPEKVKVYIGFNEALAHQVYAGSDLFLMPSLFEPCGLGQLIALAYGTIPIVRETGGLNDTVHSYDEDTGIGNGFSFTNFNAHDMLHTILRAIEFYQDKPVWDKLVKQAMTEDYSWGKSALAYKKLYKSLME
- the glgP gene encoding glycogen phosphorylase, coding for MFTHVESFKSAFLEKLETMYGKSFKDSTTRDQYNTLGHMVREYMNSQWIATNERYRSGDQKQMYYLSIEFLLGRLLGSNILNLGIRDVCEKGLFELGISLHELEEIEADAGLGNGGLGRLAACFLDSLASLNLPGHGCGIRYKHGLFDQKIVDGYQVEFPEQWLLHENVWEVRRYDQAVEVSYFGNVEPLEIDGRLEFRHTNAEVIMAVPYDVPVVGYETSTVNTLRLWNAEPVPFPQNCKDILKYKRETEAVSEFLYPDDTHDEGKILRLKQQYFLVSASLQNIVRMHRERHGSLRQLHEKIAIHINDTHPVLAIPELMRILLDEEKLTWEEAWYITTQTISYTNHTTLSEALEKWPIRIFKPLLPRIYMIIEEINERFCHELWDRYSYDWKRIEDMAIIAHDLVKMAHLAIVGSHSVNGVAKIHTEILKQREMRLFYEFYPDKFNNKTNGIAHRRWLMKANPQLTNLISEAIGEEWKKEPIKLQALQNFIHDTSFQEKLAGVKQERKIILAESIHNKMGITIDPNSIFDVQVKRLHAYKRQLLNVLHILYLYNRLKEDTSFSFYPRTFIFGAKASPGYYYAKKIIKLINELARKVNTDPYVSQFMKVIFLENYRVSLAEDIFPAADVSEQISTASKEASGTGNMKFMMNGAITLGTLDGANIEIKDRVGDDACFIFGLTADEVLHYYQNGGYRASDYYHHNMHIKKVVDQLTNGFFAQSGAEFEAIYDSLVIQNDEYFVLRDFSPYAERQEAVGRAYENREKWLEMSILNIAQSGHFASDRTILQYSNEIWGIGNTVKLF
- a CDS encoding lipase family protein encodes the protein MRTPLSFDKDTAILLASCCDLTYEQYKQNGIFEIPDGFQYVQGFQGKAIQKTEWFGFILESEDTIIVAFRGTQTDTDWIIDSLVNQKPYPYALNSGNVHNGFLSIYESCRDSIMDMLVSLPAHKKLLATGHSLGGALATLHILDARINTAFAQYGLYTFASPKVGDIAFRNYYKLQVASSFRFVNLFDVVPLLPPRNVHFNDKDWEYAHVHHNMTFTKNTKSITNNHSITTYKTCLTSHF
- a CDS encoding MerR family transcriptional regulator yields the protein MSKKEGYSIGEFSKRTGISIRTLQYYDELGLLKPEKNISSGHRVYKDRDILALQKIVSLKVLGYSLEEIRVMLNVKSLNISLKETLQNQRVAFEEKKKQLEVSIKAIERTMVYLEEDEEVDSNILMSLINSIQKENEQRLWLEEYVSKEVADGLYNKPEEEDIALDKEFMRLAKEVKRLFGRQIEDSEVQKLVDEHMKATLKYVGEETMYSLGKLENVEEQYNNMMPFPYTEEEGAWLNEAMKYFMIQNGLYSPPK